A genomic window from Nicotiana sylvestris chromosome 11, ASM39365v2, whole genome shotgun sequence includes:
- the LOC138880702 gene encoding uncharacterized protein yields the protein MKWRLATGVLCAKKVSPLLKGKFYRAVVRPAMLYGTECWPVKNSHIHKMKVAEMRMLRWMCGHTRMNKIRNGDIQEKVGVAPMEDKMREARLRWFGHIQRRSTNAPVRRCERLAVVRTRRGRGRPKKYWGEVIRQDMTRLRITEDMTLNRELWRSTIKVVG from the coding sequence atgaagtggaggttagcgacgggagtcctgtgtgccaagaaagtgtcaccgttactaaaaggtaagttttatagagcagtggttaggcctgccatgttgtatgggaccgagtgttggccggttaagaactcacacatccataagatgaaagtagcagagatgaggatgttgaggtggatgtgcgggcatacaaggatgaaTAAGATTAGGAATGGAGATATTcaagagaaggtgggcgtggcccccatggaggacaagatgcgggaagcaagactcagatggttcgggcacattcagaggaggagcactaatgcaccggtgagaaggtgtgagcgactggctgtggtgCGCACGAGGAGAGgcagagggagacctaagaagtattggggagaggttatcaggcaggatatgacgcgtcttaggattactgaggacatgacccttaacagggaattgtggaggtcgaccATTAAAGTTGTAGGATAA
- the LOC104217499 gene encoding transmembrane 9 superfamily member 9-like has protein sequence MEVARPQLIHRWISVLVLICLFSYEAHCFYLPGVAPQDFQKGDPLMVKVNKLTSTKTQLPYSYYSLPYCKPEQIVDSAENLGEVLRGDRIENSPYEFHMREPQMCNVVCRAVLNAKTAKELKEKIEDEYRVNMILDNLPLVMPIKRPDLDTTVYQHGFHVGLKGQYAGSKEEKHFIHNHLTFTVKFHKDPQTDAARVVGFEVRPFSVKHEYDGEWNGKNRLTTCDPHAKRTVTSSDSPQEVEDKKEIIFTYDVEFEESDIKWASRWDTYLLMADDQIHWFSIVNSLMIVLFLSGMVAMIMLRTLYRDISKYNQLETQEEAQEETGWKLVHGDVFRPPINSDLLCVYVGTGVQFFGMTVVTMTFAVLGFLSPSNRGGLMTAMLLLWAFMGVFAGYASARLYKMYKGTEWKKITLKTALMFPGIVFVLFFVLNALIWGEKSSGAVPFGTMFALVFLWFGIAVPLVFVGSYVGFKKPAIEDPVKTNKIPRQIPEQAWYMNPVFSILIGGILPFGAVFIELFFILTSIWLQQFYYIFGFLFIVLVILIITCAEITIVLCYFQLCSEDYLWWWRSYLTSGSSALYLFLYAAFYFFTKLEITKPVSGMLYFGYMLIASYAFFVLTGTIGFYACFWFTRLIYSSVKID, from the exons ATGGAGGTCGCGAGACCTCAGTTGATTCACCGATGGATCTCGGTTTTGGTGCTGATATGTCTCTTCTCCTACGAAGCTCACTGTTTTTACCTCCCTGGTGTTGCTCCTCAGGATTTCCAGAAG GGTGACCCTCTGATGGTGAAAGTGAACAAGTTGACCTCTACAAAAACACAGCTTCCTTATTCCTATTATTCCCTTCCTTACTGCAAACCGGAACAAATTGTTGACAGTGCAGAGAATCTTGGTGAAGTTCTTCGTGGTGATCGTATTGAGAATTCCCCTTATGAG TTCCATATGAGAGAACCACAGATGTGCAATGTTGTATGCCGTGCTGTTCTTAATGCAAAAACTGCAAAAGAGttaaaggagaagattgaagatGAATATCGGGTCAACAT GATTTTGGATAATCTTCCTCTTGTTATGCCCATAAAAAGGCCTGACCTGGACACTACAGTCTATCAGCATGGTTTTCATGTTGGTCTAAAGGGACAATATGCTGGA AGCAAGGAGGAGAAACATTTTATCCATAATCATCTGACATTCACTGTCAAGTTTCACAAGGATCCACAAACTGATGCTGCGAGAGTTGTAGGTTTTGAAGTGAGACCATTCAG TGTGAAACACGAATACGATGGGGAATGGAATGGCAAAAACCGATTGACCACTTGTGATCCCCATGCCAAGCGTACTGTTACAAGTTCTGATTCTCCCCAAGAGGTTGAAGATAAGAAGGAAATCATCTTCACATATGATGTTGAATTTGAG GAAAGTGATATCAAGTGGGCATCAAGATGGGATACATATCTTTTAATGGCCGATGATCAGATCCACTGGTTTTCAATTGTTAACTCGTTGATGATTGTTCTTTTCCTCTCGGGCATGGTAGCAATGATTATGTTGCGAACCCTCTACCGTGACATCTCCAAGTACAATCAGTTAGAGACCCAAGAAGAGGCTCAAGAAGAAACAGGATGGAAATTGGTACATGGGGATGTTTTTAGGCCTCCAATTAACTCTGATCTGTTGTGTGTTTATGTTGGGACTGGAGTTCAGTTCTTTGGAATGACTGTAGTTACAATGACATTCGCTGTCCTCGGATTCTTATCCCCTTCAAATCGGGGAGGATTGATGACAGCAATGTTGCTTCTCTGGGCATTCATGGGTGTGTTTGCTGGGTATGCTTCAGCCCGCCTTTACAAGATGTACAAAGGAACTGAGTGGAAGAAAATTACTCTTAAGACAGCACTCATGTTCCCCGGCATTGTTTTTGTTCTCTTCTTCGTGTTGAATGCTCTAATTTGGGGAGAGAAATCATCTGGAGCAGTGCCATTTGGAACCATGTTTGCACTAGTATTCTTGTGGTTTGGCATCGCAGTGCCACTTGTTTTTGTTGGTAGTTATGTAGGTTTTAAGAAGCCAGCTATTGAGGATCCTGTGAAGACAAATAAGATCCCTCGACAGATACCAGAGCAAGCCTGGTACATGAATCCAGTTTTCTCTATCCTTATTGGTGGCATACTTCCATTTGGAGCTGTATTCATCGAGCTATTCTTCATCCTCACGTCAATCTGGTTGCAGCAGTTCTATTACATATTTGGTTTCCTCTTCATTGTGCTCGTCATCCTTATCATCACCTGTGCCGAGATCACCATTGTGCTCTGCTATTTCCAGCTATGCAGCGAGGACTACCTTTGGTGGTGGAGATCATACCTCACTTCAGGGTCATCGGCTCTCTACCTATTCCTGTATGCAGCATTCTATTTCTTCACAAAGCTTGAGATCACAAAGCCCGTATCTGGTATGCTGTACTTCGGCTACATGTTGATCGCATCATATGCTTTCTTTGTCTTGACTGGCACAATTGGGTTCTATGCGTGCTTCTGGTTCACGAGGCTCATCTACTCATCAGTGAAGATTGACTAG